A DNA window from Ctenopharyngodon idella isolate HZGC_01 chromosome 10, HZGC01, whole genome shotgun sequence contains the following coding sequences:
- the dhx29 gene encoding ATP-dependent RNA helicase DHX29: protein MGGKKKKSAAVPTSVQPAAAGNSAAVNASEFTGKKHQKRPNNEKSASKENKPRAPKTYSLNTNVQTDTSVSDKSILKVVIHPELEKKVIKLINDYRQEHADKGPISGRLTSKKLLDLYTALQKFQFKTEHIEEAMKSSMLYGGDLHSALDWLCLNLRDDELPEGFSQKMQEEKQKTRPKFQPPKEDKQQPVTKKEAPKEEEKPKAKAPIKDGGGSMKEWILRYAEQSEDQSSEEDENKDTSVYNPELEEKFDPNDRYLQLSAQLYDAKDMAAGSKAKKDKTGQRTAQDRIRVIQQEMKSLECHPMFNSAIKVKDTPKEEKKPVTLTDGKEEINFNLFEEADTPPAEKTGKKKEPKDIRNFDYTSRSWTGKSPKQFLIDWCRKNLPKSPPPSFQKVAVGRYWKCKVRIQRTDDVLEVCPTILTEDGMQAQHLGATLALYKLVKGQSVHQLLPPTYRDVWLEWRDDEQKEEEQTRSAINKPRDQFIERLLTRLKQQQTLQLQAKPQESLQDTEPEDSWENLDMQEDHEPKRGGGLMMEEASRRLFLKLRGSPVAHRLLAEREQLPVFQHREKVLEALRRHRVLVIAGETGSGKSTQIPQFILEDLLAAGEAAQPCNVVVTQPRRISATSLASRVSQELGSEDGPGGKNSLCGYQIRMENRSSDATRLLYCTTGVLLRKLQQDQLLSSLTHIIVDEVHERSVQSDFLLTILKEVVHKRTDLRLILMSATVDCQKFANYFNRCPVVTIPGRAFPVEVFHLEDIVEETGYVLEQDSEYCQKYVEEDDEINISISQKGGKTVQHQELIVRDSGSGWDLGPELDHFSSRTRHVLQYMNPSKINMDLILDLLAYLDKSPQFRDVDGAVLVFLPGLAHIQQLHDLLTTDKRFSSKNRYKLVALHSTLSSQDQSSAFTVPPAGVRKIVLSTNIAETGVTIPDVVFVIDTGKTKENRYHESSQMSSLVETFVSKASALQRQGRAGRVREGFCFRLYPKFRFESFIDYSIPEILRVPLEELCLHIMKCEYGSPEDFLCRALDAPQPQAVCNAVSLLRKISACQQDSHTLTPLGHHLAALPVNVKIGKMLIFGAIFGCLEPIATIAAAMSEKSPFAIPMSRKEEANLAKSALAVANSDHMTIYNAYLGWKSSQSEGTRAEMAYCRRHFLNRTALMTIEDVKRELIRMVEQAGFTASKPSRTPRSHPSSELKVLGSLSRQDISVLNAVLTAGLYDSVGRILCTPSVDVQDRVACVVETAQGKAHVHPSSVNRFLQTHGWLLFQEKVKYSKVFLRDTTLISPLSMLLFGGDIDVHHRERLISLDGWINFQAPVRIGVIFKHLRKLMDSLLERKLANPRMNLEDEKTIQIITELIKSENML from the exons ATGGGTGGGAAGAAAAAGAAGTCGGCAGCAGTTCCCACGAGTGTGCAGCCGGCTGCTGCAGGGAACAGTGCTGCTGTGAACGCATCTGAATTCACGGGCAAAAAACACCAAAAGAGACCAAATAATGAGAAATCAGCCTCGAAGGAAAACAAACCCAGAG CTCCCAAAACATACAGTCTTAACACTAATGTGCAGACTGACACAAGCGTGTCTGATAAATCAATCCTGAAG GTTGTTATCCATCCAGAACTGGAAAAGAAGGTGATCAAGTTGATCAATGATTACAGGCAAGAACATGCTGATAAAGGACCAATATCTGGGAGACTCACGTCCAAAAAGTTGCTG GATCTGTACACGGCCTTGCAAAAGTTCCAGTTTAAGACGGAGCACATTGAGGAGGCCATGAAGAGCAGTATGCTGTATGGAGGTGATCTGCATTCAGCGCTCGACTGGCTCTGTCTGAATCTCAGAGACG ATGAGCTACCGGAGGGATTCAGCCAAAAGATGCAAGAGGAGAAACAGAAGACTCGCCCTAAGTTCCAGCCTCCTAAAGAGGACAAGCAACAGCCGGTGACAAAGAAAGAAGCACCCAAAGAGGAGGAGAAACCGAAGGCAAAG GCTCCTATAAAAGATGGTGGTGGCAGTATGAAGGAGTGGATACTGCGCTACGCTGAACAATCTGAAGATCAGAGCAGCGAAGAAGATGAAAACAAGGACACAAGTGTTTATAACCCAGAGTTGGAGGAGAAGTTTGATCCT AATGACAGATACCTGCAGCTCAGCGCTCAGCTGTATGATGCCAAGGACATGGCTGCTGGATCAAAagccaaaaaagacaaaacagggCAGAGGACAGCACAAGATCGGATCAGAGTCATCCAGCAAG AAATGAAGTCTTTGGAGTGTCATCCAATGTTCAATTCAGCTATCAAAGTTAAAGACACTCCTAAAGAGGAAAAGAAGCCAGTTACACTCACTGATGGCAAAGAAGAAATCAACTTCAACCTCTTTGAGGAAGCAGACACACCACCAGCAGAAAAAA CGGGGAAAAAAAAGGAGCCCAAAGACATCCGAAACTTTGACTACACATCAAGGAGCTGGACTGGGAAGTCACCTAAACAGTTTTTGATTGATTGGTGCAGGAAAAACCTCCCGAAGAGCCCTCCACCTTCTTTTCAGAAAGTTGCAGTCGGGAGATATTGGAAATGCAA AGTACGCATTCAGAGGACTGATGATGTTTTGGAGGTGTGTCCCACTATCCTGACTGAAGACGGCATGCAGGCCCAGCACTTAGGAGCTACGTTAGCCCTTTATAAACTAGTCAAAGGACAG TCTGTGCATCAGCTGCTGCCGCCCACCTACCGTGACGTGTGGCTTGAGTGGCGAGATGACGAACAAAAAGAGGAGGAGCAAACCCGCTCCGCCATCAACAAACCACGTGACCAGTTCATCGAACGTCTGCTCACTCGCCTCAAACAGCAGCAGACCCTCCAACTGCAGGCCAAGCCGCAGGAAAGTCTCCAGGACACAGAACCAGAAGACTCCTGGGAGAACCTGGACATGCAGGAGGACCACGAGCCCAAGCGGGGAGGAGGCCTCATGATGGAGGAAGCATCCCGGAGGCTGTTCCTCAAACTGCGAGGCTCTCCTGTGGCACACAGGCTGCTGGCTGAGAGGGAGCAGCTGCCTGTTTTCCAGCACCGTGAGAAGGTACTAGAGGCTCTACGGCGCCACCGCGTGCTGGTGATTGCTGGGGAAACGGGAAGCGGGAAGAGCACACAGATTCCTCAGTTCATCCTGGAAGATCTCCTGGCTGCTGGGGAGGCCGCGCAGCCGTGCAATGTGGTGGTGACGCAACCCAGAAGGATTTCAGCCACAAGTCTGGCCAGCAGGGTGTCACAGGAGCTGGGGAGTGAGGACGGACCGGGAGGCAAG AATTCACTGTGTGGATACCAGATCCGTATGGAGAACCGCTCTAGTGACGCCACACGACTGCTGTACTGCACCACTGGAGTTCTGCTGCGCAAACTACAGCAGGACCAGCTCCTCAGCTCCCTCACTCACATCATCGTGGACGAG GTTCACGAGCGAAGCGTACAGTCAGATTTCCTTCTCACCATACTAAAAGAAGTGGTGCATAAGCGCACAGATCTGCGTTTGATCTTGATGAGCGCTACAGTCGACTGTCAGAAGTTTGCCAACTACTTCAACCGCTGTCCTGTGGTCACCATACCTGGCAGAGCTTTTCCTGTGGAG GTGTTTCACCTGGAGGATATCGTGGAGGAGACGGGTTATGTGCTGGAGCAGGACTCGGAGTACTGTCAGAAGTATGTGGAAGAAGATGATGAGATCAACATCAGCATCTCACAGAAAGGAGGGAAGACTGTTCAGCACCAG GAGCTGATTGTGAGGGACTCTGGTTCAGGTTGGGATCTGGGCCCTGAGCTGGATCACTTCAGCAGCCGGACACGACACGTCCTGCAGTACATGAACCCCAGCAAGATAAATATGGATCTGATATTAGACCTGCTGGCATACCTGG ATAAATCACCTCAGTTTCGTGATGTGGATGGTGCGGTTCTGGTCTTCCTCCCAGGCCTGGCCCATATTCAACAGCTGCATGATCTACTGACCACAGACAAGAGATTCAGCTCAAAGAACAG ataCAAGCTAGTCGCCCTCCACTCCACACTGTCATCTCAGGACCAGTCTTCTGCATTTACAGTGCCCCCTGCTGGAGTGAGAAAG ATTGTTCTGTCCACAAACATCGCTGAGACTGGCGTCACCATTCCTGATGTGGTCTTTGTCATTGACAcaggaaaaacaaaagaaaatcg GTATCATGAAAGCAGCCAGATGAGCTCTCTGGTGGAGACGTTTGTGAGTAAAGCCAGCGCCCTCCAGAGGCAGGGAAGGGCAGGACGTGTTCGAGAGGGCTTCTGTTTCCGCCTTTATCCCAAATTCAG ATTTGAGAGCTTCATTGACTACTCCATCCCTGAGATTCTCAGAGTGCCTTTGGAGGAGCTTTGCCTTCATATTAT GAAGTGTGAATATGGCTCTCCAGAGGATTTCCTGTGTCGAGCTCTTGATGCGCCTCAGCCACAGGCCGTGTGTAATGCTGTCAGCCTGCTGAGGAAGATCAGCGCCTGTCAGCAAGATAGCCACACCCTAACACCGCTTGGTCATCACTTGGCTGCCCTTCCAGTCAATGTCAAGATTGGCAAAATGCTTATCTTCGGTGCCATTTTTGGCTGCCTTGAACCCATT gcCACCATTGCAGCAGCCATGTCTGAGAAGTCCCCGTTCGCTATTCCTATGAGCAGGAAGGAGGAGGCCAACCTGGCTAAATCTGCTCTAGCAGTTGCAAACTCAGATCACATGACCATCTACAATGCTTACCTTGG GTGGAAGAGTTCACAGAGTGAGGGAACTCGTGCAGAGATGGCCTACTGCAGGAGACACTTCCTGAATCGCACTGCCCTCATGACGATTGAG GATGTGAAGCGGGAGCTCATTAGGATGGTGGAGCAGGCCGGTTTCACAGCCTCCAAGCCCAGTCGGACGCCTCGCTCTCACCCCAGCTCTGAACTGAAAGTCCTCGGCTCGCTCTCCAGGCAGGACATCTCTGTTCTCAATGCCGTGTTGACTGCAGGTCTGTATGATAGCGTGGGCCGTATCCTCTGCACTCCCTCTGTGGACGTTCAGGATCGGGTGGCGTGTGTGGTTGAGACGGCTCAGGGGAAAGCCCATGTTCACCCCTCCTCCGTCAATCGCTTCCTACAGACCCACGGTTGGCTGCTCTTCCAGGAAAAG GTGAAATACTCTAAGGTGTTTCTAAGAGACACCACATTGATCTCTCCTTTATCAATGCTGCTGTTTGGAGGTGATATTGACGTGCATCACAGGGAGAGACTCATCtctctggatggatggatcaacTTCCAG GCTCCAGTCAGAATTGGCGTGATATTCAAACACCTTCGCAAGCTTATGGACTCCCTCCTGGAGAGGAAATTGGCCAACCCTAGAATGAATTTGGAAG ATGAGAAGACCATACAGATCATCACAGAACTGATCAAGTCAGAAAACATGCTCTGA
- the LOC127520298 gene encoding multicilin, with protein sequence MQTCFCTQLSYFMQDNTASPAIQSPNKDLLDFATGECQSSVPHEVSEQTDLSLQLPQLHATLRRKQEEISTLMVANAQLRSLAKQTEHYTTLLDASFQRDLVSHCTSVSSTEDHSSEHSWISLLTQEEPSDPSSTAITNSTTADTQSPTSGVKRQLWSSWNELLCEDAEDCPSGSKRLSLDNELVQVDLEHLKAQLDQDERVPQQLIEDSTLTQNQSLEMSSEGLIAQRKNIFGSFHGLRVVTETPSIKSDLNMNGEVVCFKTAIRDHNTVKTKVFPHGKAFTSHTPSGSCRFLWVPNEH encoded by the exons ATGCAGACCTGCTTCTGCACTCAGCTGTCTTATTTTATG CAGGATAATACAGCAAGCCCAGCCATCCAATCACCTAATAAGGATCTGTTGGACTTTGCCACAG GAGAGTGTCAGTCATCTGTCCCACATGAGGTGTCAGAGCAGACAGATCTCTCTCTACAGCTG CCACAGCTTCATGCCACTCTCAGGAGAAAGCAAGAGGAGATATCCACCCTGATGGTGGCGAATGCCCAGCTGAGAAGTCTGGCTAAACAGACTGAGCATTACACTACATTACTAGAT GCTTCGTTCCAGAGAGACTTAGTCTCACACTGTACCTCGGTGAGTTCAACAGAGGACCATTCTTCTGAACACTCCTGGATCTCTCTGCTGACACAGGAAGAGCCATCGGATCCATCTTCCACAGCTATAACTAACTCCACCACTGCTGACACACAAAGCCCAACATCAGGGGTCAAGCGGCAGCTGTGGTCCAGCTGGAATGAGCTTCTCTGTGAAGATGCTGAGGACTGTCCGTCAGGTTCCAAGCGGCTCAGTCTTGATAATGAACTTGTACAGGTAGACTTGGAGCATCTGAAGGCCCAGCTGGACCAGGATGAACGGGTTCCTCAACAACTAATAGAAGATTCAACGCTGACTCAGAATCAAAGCCTGGAGATGTCCTCTGAAGGACTGATCGCACAGAGGAAGAACATATTTGGGTCTTTCCATGGACTTCGGGTGGTTACGGAAACCCCATCCATCAAGTCTGATCTGAACATGAACGGTGAAGTTGTGTGCTTCAAGACCGCAATCAGAGACCACAATACAGTAAAGACAAAGGTTTTCCCACATGGAAAAGCATTCACTTCTCACACACCAAGTGGATCTTGTCGGTTCCTTTGGGTTCCTAATGAGCACTGA